From Clostridium sp. SY8519:
TCTTGTACTGAATGGTCCGTGAAGATGCCTTTACTTTGGCTGTGCGGCTCCAGATCATCCGGTTTCCGCTTTTTCTACCCATATAAATAAGATATCCCTCTGCATTTGGCACTGTTCCCCAGTACAGAATCGCCTTGCTGCCGGAGGCATGCTGACGGACAATATCCGGCGCTTCCAGATGAAAATCCCCGTCCTTCTGCCAGGAACCGGCAGTTAATTTTCCTCCGGCAGCCCGGTAAACAGGTTTTACGTAATAACGCAGAGCGTTCGATGCCGGATCCAGGAAATGCCCTTTCAGAATATTTAAACTTTTTTTCTCGCGGGCATTCAGTCCCTGCGCATAGACATCCGTATAAGCAGTTTTGCCTGCTTTCACCCGAGCAATTCGCTTCATTGCCCCGGAACGGCTTGTTTTCCGGTAAATCTCATAGGCATACAGCTTTGCGCCGGCCTGTTTTTCCTTTGCTCTGGTCCAGGTTACCCTGGCTCTTAAATTTGTGAAATCCACATGGACACGCGGTGCTGCATTTTGTTTTATTTTTCTCTTCTGCTGCCGTCTGCCTGTTTTCACAGAAGCCTTCGTCTGTACCGCAGGCTGCATGGCCGCATGGCTTCCGTCTGCTGCCTGTGCTGTACAAAGAGGAATCATGGTTCCGGTCAGACAGACTGCCAGTGCCGCTGCCTGTATTTTTATCATTTTCTTCATTCTGTTCACTCCTGTTTTTACACAGTAGGGTATTATACATCGTCTGTTCCCGGCAGACAACCCGGCGGCCGGGAAATTTCAGAGTGTTCAGAATTTTTAAGGATTCCACGCCCTCTCCCGCTGACAGCTGGAAATCTGTGTAACGACAAAAAACAGACCGCCCTTTCTCTATAGAAGATAGGCGATCTGTTCTGTCTGAATCATCAAGACGCTGCGGAACGTCCGGCGCTTATTTTAAACGCTTATTTGATGGTAAGCTTGTAGCTGGCCTGGCTGTCTTTTACGCCGGCAAAGAAGTGATAAATATAGACGGTCTGACCCTTTTTCAATTTGATCTTGGCATAACGTTTGGTCAAATAATTCTCGGGTTTTTTCTTTTTCTGATAACGCTTCCAGGTTTTATAAAAATTGGCGGAAGCCAGCTGCAGATTAGAGATCTTTCCATAATTTGTGGCAACTTTCTGAGGCATCGCTGTGGAATATCCGGTGTCCAGTCCCAAATATACAAATCCGTTGACGCTGTTGCGCGCCCGGTCTGCTTTCCGTAACGCGTTCACGTTGCTGAAGGTAAAGGTATAGGTCTTTGTCTTTTTGGCTTTGAATTTAACATAGGAAGCGCTTTTTCTGATCTTTACCTTATTTTTCCCTGTCTTTACCGCAGGCGCCTTTCGAAACGCCGTCGCTTTCGTGGACACGGTTCTGGTTGCTGCTGCCGCAGGCATCACTGTTCCCCCCGCAACAGAAGCGGCCAGTGCAGCTGACAGAGTGACTGCAAAAATTTTCTTTTTCATTTTCATCATCCTCCATTTTTACAAAAAAATGTTTTCACAAATCATCATGGGGGATGTCGTACTCTCTGTCAATCCTCTGAATAGGATACGGGATACAAACATTTCTGTTCTGCTGCATGAAGTGCAATTAAAAGAGAATAAAGTGAAATCCGGCAAAAAACAAGATGTTTTCCAATCAATAAATCATTTTCGTCCGGTTCCGACTTTCCTGCGCCGACAAGCAGAAACAGGCATGACGCAGCTGCCGTGCTTCCGTCCTTACTGTTTCCCGGAAGCTCCTTTTCCCCGAATACTTCTTTTTTTATTTTCTGACTCTTATTGTCATTTATCTAAATTGTATAGTTTTTATCTCTTATTTTGTTGCTATTTTACCTTGCCGCCTCTGACTTCCCATCCTATAATTTAGTTAACTGATGTGAGTTACGAAAAAAGGAGGTATTCTCATGGGCAGCATAGGAAGTATCAACAAGCCAAGCAAAGGATTTCTTGCAGCAGCAATTCAGATGCCGGTTCCGATTATCAACAGCCGGGCAGATATTGACCGGCAGGTAAAAGAAATTATCCGCACACTGCATGCGACAAAGGCAGGATATCCCGGCGCGGAGCTTATTATTTTCCCCGAATACAGCACACAGGGCCTGAATACATCCAAATGGCTCACCGACGAATTTCTCTGCGATATTCCCGGAAAAGAGACCGAGGCCTTCGGCAAAGCCTGCAAAGAAGAGGGTGTCTACGGTGTATTCTCGATCATGGAAAGAAACCCAGATCCGAATAAAAACCCGTACAACACCGCGATTATCATTGATCCCAACGGTGAAATCTGTCTGAAATACCGAAAACTCTTCCCCTGGAATCCCATCGAGCCATGGTATCCGGGAGATCTGGGCATGCCGGTCTGTGACGGCCCCGGCGGATCCAAGCTTGCCGTATGTATCTGCCACGACGGAATGATTCCAGAGCTTGCAAGAGAAGCCGCATACAAAGGCTGCAACGTATATATCCGCATCTCCGGCTACAGCACACAGGTGAATGATCAGTGGATCCTGACCAACCGGTCCAATGCATGGCAGAACCTGATGTATACCATTTCTGTCAATCTGGCCGGCTATGACGGTGTCTTCTACTACTTTGGCGAAGGGCAGATCTGCAACTATGACGGCACGGTACTGGTACAGGGACAGCGCAATCCATATGAAATCGTCACCGGGGAAATCTTTCCTGAAAACGCAGATGCTGCGCGCAGAGAATGGGGCTTGGAAAACAACATCTACAACCTCGGCCACAGAGGATATGTTGCCCTCCCGGGCGGTGAATCCGACTGCGGCCTGACCTATATCAAAGATCTTGCCGCCGGCAGATACAAACTGCCCTGGGAAGATGAGATGACCATCAAAGACGGCTCGATTTACGGATATCCCACAAACGGCGGACGATTCGGCACCGAAGCCGGACCGGATCCCTACGGCATCCACGAATTCAAAGGGCTGAAGTATACAAAGGATTAATCAGCCGCATTTCTTCGGAAATCCACCTGATGGATATCCACTTGATAAAATCACTGAGATCCTCCCGGAACAGCGCATGTCTTTCATGCATCCGGGAGGATCTTCTGTGACTGCATCTTTTCGTATTTCGCCGGAAGCAGGCCTGCTTTCCATCCAATCAGAAAACAGATATGATATCATGAAAACACCTGATATTCCACGGATTTGCTCCGCATATCCTGAAACGGTCATGGTACAGCGCCTGCATATACAAATGACGCACACGAAAGGAAAAGATGTATGAAAAAGAAATTACTCGCAATTCTGTTGTCCGCTGCAGTAGCCGGAGTGCTCCCGGCCTGCGGTTCCGCTTCCAAATCATCGGATACCTCAGCCAAAACAACACAGTCCGAATCCCAGACCGGTACAAAAGCTGAATCCGGCAGCACAGCCAGTACCGGCACCGGCACCGGCTCCAAGAGTGGATCGGACACAAAAGCCAGCACCGGTACAGAATCCAAGGGGACATCAGACGCCAAAACCAGTACCGGTACAGAATCCCAGACAAAAACAGCAGCCGACAGCAAACAGGACACAACCCCCACCGCCGAAATCACAGGGAAAAATTTCAAAAAAATAAAGACCGGCATGTCTTATAAAGAAGTCCTTAAGATCATCGGCAAAAAGGGAAAGCTGATCAGCACTTCTGAAACGAACGGCACCAAAACCAATGCCTATCAATGGCGTACCGGTTCCTCCGGAACCGTTGTCATCATCTTCCAGAACAACAAAGTCATGAGCAAGACACAGGTAGGGGTGGAATCTTCCAAGGCCAAAGTAACCTCCGCGCAGTATGACAAAGTAAAGGAAGGCATGTCCTACAAAAAGACAGCAGAAATCCTGGGCGGGGACGGAGTGGTCTCTTCCACGGCCGAAGTAGCCGGTCAGAAGGCAACCGTCTATTCCTGGAACGGAAGCGCCACAGGTTCCACATGCATGATTACCTTCTTAAACGGCAAGGTTTATTCCAAATCACAGGTTGGCCTGAAATAAACCTTCTTCCGCTTATCCTGTACGAAACAGAAATAACTCACGCGCTGTAAAATGATCGAATGCCCCGCCTCCATATAATGAACAGTATTATACCTCAGGCAGACGGCAGGCGTACATTGCTTCCATAGCACTTCTGCAGGCTTCTATGATACAATAGAAACAACGAAAATATACACAGCACATATTACCCGCAGCAAAGGACAGATGTTATGCAGATCACAATCAATATCCTGCTAGAACTGTTTATGAAAGAACATAAAGATGCCGCTTTGATTGGTCTTGGCAGCCGTGACGCAGTCACCGGTATACGATTGCTTCCTTCCGACACTTCCATGTGTTCGGAAGAATTTCTCTACATTACAGGCGATCCCCATGCACTGGAAAACTGCAGCCGTCTGCCAATACATTTGCTCTGCTTTACCTCTGAGTCGAAAGAAGTTGCCAATGGCATCTGTGTCTATACCCCGGAAGATCTTTCCGTCTGTTTTAACAGTATGATGGAATATCTGAACTTCTTTTCAGAATGGGGAAAACGAATGGACTTTGCTGTATTTGAAGACGACAGCCTGCAAACTCTGATAGATCTGAGCAGTAAAGTTATGCACGCACCCGTTTTGATCTATAATCCGGCATTAAAACTGCTGGCCCATTCAAAAGAATACGATCATCTGCAGGATCAGATCTATCAAACCGCGGTAAAAAGCGGTTATCTGGACAAATCCGCCATCCTCTATTTTGAGCAAACAGGCTCTTTCCAGCACGTCAATAAGCAGGGAAGTTCTGAAGGAAAATCCGACGAATTCCGTCAGCATAATGATTTTATAAAAGCTCTTCCCATTGAAAAAAAAGACTCCATTTACTGTATCATGCTGGATATAGCTGAAATGTCCTATGAATATACCAAAGAAGTATTTGAAATTTTCTGCGGTTATGTACAGCGTCTCATGGAGAAGAAAAACTACACCTTTGAACGGAACCGCTCAGCTGCTGATTATTTTCTTATGGATCTGCTGGATAATCCGGGGCTTTCCGAAGATACGATTCTGGAACGCATCCAGCTTTATGACCTGGAAAGCCACGCTGACTATGTTTTAATGAATCTTCATTCCAGTCTGCGGACACGCTCCAATGAAAATTATTATATTCAGATGCTTCGTTCCAATCTGATTAACTGCCGAATTTTTTCCTATCAGGAGAACGTTGTCATGCTGTACCCGATACCGGAAGAATACAAGAGCCAATACCGGGAACACATCAAAAAAATCATGGATCCTCTATTAAAAGAGCTCAGCCGCAGCCATCCTGCCCTGTATATCAGCCGCGTGTTTTCCAAAATCAGTCTGTTCTCCATGGCCTACCGACAGACAGAGCACACAGCGGAACTGACAGCGGCCATGGCAGAACAAACTGAGGATATCTATTATTTTTATGAAGATGTCCTCCTGGCTAACTTGTTTTATAAAAAATCCCGTCAGGAGCTTCTGTTTGATTACTGTGATTCTGCCATTCTGGATCTGTATCATCAAAACACTGCGAAGTCCCGTCAGTCCCTGCGGATTCTGTATACTTATCTTCGAAATGACCGAAAAATGACCGATTCCGCAATGCTTCTGAATATGCACCGGAACAATGTCATATATCATATGAAACAGATGTCAGAACAGTATCACTTAAACCTGGACGATCCGGATGTCCGGGAACGTCTGCTGATATCTTTCCACATTCTCAGCTATATCCGTCGCAATGAGAACCCCTGACCCTGCAAACAGGGTGCGTATCCGCAGATTTCCGCGGACACACACCCTGTTTTCTTTACTCTCAAAATATGTTTTATCCGATATCCGGTGGTTTAATCGGATAATCGGCAATCGGCACATCTTCCGTATCAAATACCATTTCCCCGTCTTGATTCCGGCAGGTGATCCATTTCAGCCAGTTCTGATTATCCATTTCAGGATAGTCTTCACGCAGAAACCATCCTCTGGACTCTTTTCTCATAGATGCGCATCTGAACTGCATTTCCGCAGACAGAACCATTGCTTCTGCCTCATGACAGGTAAGCAGGTAATGAAAATCTGACGCTTTCATCTGCGGAATCAGTTTTTTCAGTTCTTCAATCTTCCGAATGCACACATCCAGACGGTTCTGACTCATGATTACTGTATTTTCAGCCGGGCAGACCAGATCCTGGACTTTGCCAATCACTTCCTTCGGATTGATTCCATTTTCACGGAATAGCGGCGCGTAAGCATCTTCCTTATATTTTTCCACCTGTTCCGGATCGATTGGCATCTGTGTTCGCGTGCTGATATTTTTTGCCGCATGACCGCCAGCGATAAGCGCTGCAAATACCGCATTCAGAATTCCTGATCCCCGGTTTCTTCCAGGAGGTGCCGGAACTGCTCCCGGTGCACAAGAGCCATCATAACTGATATCGCCGATCGCATACATTCCGTCAATTGTGGTCAGATAATTTTCATCAACTTTTACCGGTGACTGCTCACCCACCAGACCGCACTCTACTTCCTGATCTTTATCCACGGTGGAAGCCTTTTCAAAATCCAGTTCCCAGAATTTAAGTCCATACGGGCGTTCCCACAGATGAAGCATCATCGTCTCATTACTGGTCATTTCACTCTCTTCTGTATGAAGATACACCGGTCCGCGGCCGCTGGCCATTGTACGATACCACTCTGCCACTGCCGAAGAACTGATATCCGCCTCCGGAAAACGCCGAAAATTCTTAGTAATATTCTGACCGTACGCATCGTACATAACATTTTCCCCAAAGACACATTCCCGATTGCTTCGTACACGGAACAGCTGAGAAAAATTGCCAAATTCCGGATTGCGCATCTGCGCGCCCGCACGATAGGCGGCCGCGATTCCGTCTCCCCGGCCACTCGACCACATACTTGCCACCCGATAATTCTGACTTCCTGTTGCGAGAATCACCAGTTTGCTCTCAAATACATAAAACGTTCCATCCAGAATGCTGTAACCGACTGCTCCGGCGATTTTTCCATCTGTAACCAGAAGATCCGATACAGTGGTTTTGTCCATAAAACGAACACCAAGCTTTTGAGCCGTTTTCCTTACCTGAAGTGTAATATCCAGATCAACCCCTATCATATAAGTCATGGGGCCGGTCGGAACTCTTTTTTTGGGAATCTTTACTCCCCATGATTCCAAACGGTCAAGCATCTCATTATTCATTGAGACATATTGATACATTCTCTTCTGGTCGCCCAGAAAACACCCGACGCTTGTCGCATGATAAGCCACAAAATCTTCCGGTTTGATATGTTCCAGATCAAAATACTGCAGCACTCCGCCGCCTTTATTCGCCTTTCCCGCATATCCTGCCGTCTGTTTTTCTACCACCAGCACATCCGCATTGGGATTTGCTTCCTTAATTGCTACTGCAGCGCTTAAACCGCCGATTCCGCCGCCGACAACGAGGACCTCTGCAGTAATCGTTTCCTGCCTGATCTCCTGTTTCTGCATAATCAATCCTCCCATAACTCTCTTGAACCCTTGCTGTATCGGTTAAATGTCTGACGAAAACTCTGGCTCGAATAATCCGGGATAACTCTGATGCATCCCTTCGGACATTTCGCTTCACAATATTCACAATGCTCACAGTCTTCTACATACTGAAACACCGGCCGGCGTTTTTCTTCATCCCAGCGAATAACATCTACAAAACAGGCCTTATAACAAATCTGACATCCAATGCACGATTCCGGATTGAACTCTATTTTATGGTTCGTATCAATCATCTTTATCCTCCTGTAACTGACTTATCGTTTCCCTTAAAAATTATCCTTTTCTTCCGGAAAAATTCTCGGAAGAAGCGCAGCAAGATTTGTAAATTCTTTTACGTTGTGCATGGCAAGCGACATGGGACCCATAATCGGCATGCGGATGCCGTCCGGGAGCGCTTTTACATCTTTTCCATTTTTATAAGTCCACCCCATCCAGAACCGGGAACGAAGTTCTATCCCTCCGGGGATTTCACGCACAAAATGACACATAACGGTATCCGGCATCGCGAATGGCGGCTGGCCTTTTCCGTATCCCAAACCACATACGATTGTGGCACAGGCCTCTGTTCCGATTTTAGAAGCGTCAAAACCGATATCACCCGGATACTTGAAATTAATCACGATCGGTGCCGGCCCCATTCCGGTATCCTCGATAATATCATGGGAACAGTTCCAGAGCCTTTCCCGGTAACTCAGAGATTCATCCATTGCGTGTACCCTGTTCATATTTTCCGCCTGATAATGATCATCCGGATTCCAGAGTGTATAACGCAGGTTATCCAGGCTGTGCCATGCAAACCACCAGTCAAACATCTCGGCTGTAACGCCCGGCATTCTGGTCAGATTTGCCAAATATCCGGTTCCATCCGGCAGAATCGTAAATCCGACTTCTGCATCCATATAACCAGGTTCAAACAGGCGGTTGCGGTCTTTAAACGGCAGCGCCTGATCCGGACGAATCTGGCGCATGGCCTGATAGGCTTCCGGAGATGGCGGCGTCATATCTTCCAGATAATATTTAAAATAGCTTTTCTGCGTATCTTCTTCGGTGATCGGCACTTTGTGTACCTGATATTTTGTAAGATCCATAAAATAATTTCCTCCCTGTTTTTTCAGGCGATTTATCAGCTAAATTTATACTCATTGATATGCGCAAGAATTTCTTTGGCCTGGGCAATCGTACCATCAATCACTTGCTCCACTGTTTTCTCCTCATTACAAAGAGCTACAATCTGGCCAACCATTACCGCACCGTTTTCCATATCTCCTTTCTGCATGCCGTTAAGCAGAGAACTCTGAGCGATCGGAATTAACTTTTCTGCAGCCGCATCCTTCGTATTATTCGCTTCAACTTCAGTCATCTCATCTGACAGTCTGTTTTTCAGTTGCCGGCAGGGTTCCCCAGTACAGTAACCGGTAATCACCGAGGACATATCTTTTGCGTCCAAAACCGCTTTTTTCGCGTTTTCATGAATCGGAGTTTCCGGACAGGACAGAAATGCCGTTCCCATTTCAATGCCTTCCGCCCCCATAGCAATCGCCGCTGCATATCCTCTGCCGTCAGCAATTCCGCCGCTGGCAATCACCGGTATATCCAGCAGTTCAACAGCCTGAGGAACCAAAACAGTAGTGGCTTCAAAGGTTACATGTCCGCCGCCTTCCCAGCCTTTTACAATCATGATGTCGCATCCTGCTTCCGCAGCAATTTTCGCATCATCAATAAAAGATGCTTTTACAACAACTTTGCAGCCGAAGCTGTGCCAGATATCAAAATACTTTCTGCACAGATCAGGATTCAGTCCCGCAATTGTATCCGCATACATAACCGGCGGTTTGATTTCTCCGATCAGATTTGTAATATGCTCCAGGTTTTCCGGAATCATAATTGTGTTCATTCCGAATGGCCTGTCTGTCAGTTTCCGCATCTGCTCCACCTGTTCGCGGATTACTTCATTTGGCGCAAATCCCACACCCAGCACACCAAGACCGCCTGCATTGGAAACCGCCGCTGCCAGCGGCGCCATGGATGTCCATGCCATCGGGCCCTGAATGATCGGCTTGGAAATTCCCAGTATTTCACATACCCTGTTCATCTATACCTCCTTGAAATTTTTCACTTTATCTGCTTTCCAGTTAAAATTTAACAGGTTTATGCCGATCTTTCCTTCGCAGTTTCTATAAATCTATTTTTTAATTTTTTTATTTTTTTGTATAATCTCACAAAAAATCTATTTTTCTTCGGTGATAGGATCTTACTTATGAATGTATTTGACCGCAGGATGTGCGTCCGCTGCAAACCAAGAATACAAAAAGTCAGTATCTCACGATACTGACCCTTGGTTTCTGATTCTATTGCCGCCCCAGATCACTGGTTCGCGAACTGGAATATCAGACGTTTTGCTCCTAACTGATTTCTGTCATAAATACAGTTCCGGTCGCCGCAGCCCGGTATAGGGCCTGTCCGCGCGGACTGCCGCAGTATGCTCCGTGTCAATTTCCACATAAACGATCTGTTCCCGGTTATCTGCACGGATCAGACAGTTTCCGAATGCGTCCGCTGCCATGGATTCTCCGGCAAACTCCATGCGGTCCTCTCTGCCCACACGGTTGCACATTGCAATGTTGACACTGTTCTGGAACGCCTGTACGCGGATTTCCCACGCAAACAGTTCCAGTGGTTCGGCTGTGGTATTTACGGTCGGAATCAGAATCAGGTCCGCGCCCATGAGCGCTTCGGTCCGGATACTTTCCGGGTAATGACGGTCAAAGCAGACGACAATGCCGATCCGCCCGTATGCAGTATCAAATACCTGAAACCCTGTATCCGACGGTTCGTAATAATCTGCCTCATAAAACTGCTCCGCCTGGGCAATATGCACCATCTTCTGAATGCCGAGGAGTTCCCCCCTGTGATCAATCAGAAGACTGGCATCGTAATAGTTTCCCTTTTCTTTCAGATAAATATTCGGAACTGCCGCGATCTTATGTTCCCGGCATGCCTTACGAAATGTCTGCACAGTATCCGAATGCATCGAGATTCCGTACGCCGAAGCATCTCCGCCCGGATACTGAGGGAAAAACTCCGTAAGCTGCACTTCCGGAAAGAGAATCATATCTGCTCCTTCCTGTGCGGCGGTCTGTATTGCGGTGATGCTTTTTTTCAGATTTTTTTCCGGCGTACCCACATTGCTCATCTGTGCCATTGCCAGTTTCATGATTTGACTCCTGTAAAAAAATATTTACTTACGATACTATCATATCGAATCTGTCCACACAATACAGACCGGGGATCCGTCATTCAATTTTGGCGTCTTTCAGTATCCCGTATGTGACATCCCCCTCCTGATCGACTGCAAATCTTCCTGTTACCGTGATTTCTTTTCCTGCTTTTGGATAATCATCCGGATATCTGCCGTCACCGGCCGGCTCAAACGCAATTCCCTGGGCACAGCATGCGGTGGCATCCGTAACGATGCAGGCAAAGCAGTATTTCTTCTTT
This genomic window contains:
- a CDS encoding DUF3862 domain-containing protein, with product MKKKLLAILLSAAVAGVLPACGSASKSSDTSAKTTQSESQTGTKAESGSTASTGTGTGSKSGSDTKASTGTESKGTSDAKTSTGTESQTKTAADSKQDTTPTAEITGKNFKKIKTGMSYKEVLKIIGKKGKLISTSETNGTKTNAYQWRTGSSGTVVIIFQNNKVMSKTQVGVESSKAKVTSAQYDKVKEGMSYKKTAEILGGDGVVSSTAEVAGQKATVYSWNGSATGSTCMITFLNGKVYSKSQVGLK
- a CDS encoding nitronate monooxygenase, whose translation is MNRVCEILGISKPIIQGPMAWTSMAPLAAAVSNAGGLGVLGVGFAPNEVIREQVEQMRKLTDRPFGMNTIMIPENLEHITNLIGEIKPPVMYADTIAGLNPDLCRKYFDIWHSFGCKVVVKASFIDDAKIAAEAGCDIMIVKGWEGGGHVTFEATTVLVPQAVELLDIPVIASGGIADGRGYAAAIAMGAEGIEMGTAFLSCPETPIHENAKKAVLDAKDMSSVITGYCTGEPCRQLKNRLSDEMTEVEANNTKDAAAEKLIPIAQSSLLNGMQKGDMENGAVMVGQIVALCNEEKTVEQVIDGTIAQAKEILAHINEYKFS
- a CDS encoding helix-turn-helix domain-containing protein; the encoded protein is MQITINILLELFMKEHKDAALIGLGSRDAVTGIRLLPSDTSMCSEEFLYITGDPHALENCSRLPIHLLCFTSESKEVANGICVYTPEDLSVCFNSMMEYLNFFSEWGKRMDFAVFEDDSLQTLIDLSSKVMHAPVLIYNPALKLLAHSKEYDHLQDQIYQTAVKSGYLDKSAILYFEQTGSFQHVNKQGSSEGKSDEFRQHNDFIKALPIEKKDSIYCIMLDIAEMSYEYTKEVFEIFCGYVQRLMEKKNYTFERNRSAADYFLMDLLDNPGLSEDTILERIQLYDLESHADYVLMNLHSSLRTRSNENYYIQMLRSNLINCRIFSYQENVVMLYPIPEEYKSQYREHIKKIMDPLLKELSRSHPALYISRVFSKISLFSMAYRQTEHTAELTAAMAEQTEDIYYFYEDVLLANLFYKKSRQELLFDYCDSAILDLYHQNTAKSRQSLRILYTYLRNDRKMTDSAMLLNMHRNNVIYHMKQMSEQYHLNLDDPDVRERLLISFHILSYIRRNENP
- a CDS encoding formamidase yields the protein MGSIGSINKPSKGFLAAAIQMPVPIINSRADIDRQVKEIIRTLHATKAGYPGAELIIFPEYSTQGLNTSKWLTDEFLCDIPGKETEAFGKACKEEGVYGVFSIMERNPDPNKNPYNTAIIIDPNGEICLKYRKLFPWNPIEPWYPGDLGMPVCDGPGGSKLAVCICHDGMIPELAREAAYKGCNVYIRISGYSTQVNDQWILTNRSNAWQNLMYTISVNLAGYDGVFYYFGEGQICNYDGTVLVQGQRNPYEIVTGEIFPENADAARREWGLENNIYNLGHRGYVALPGGESDCGLTYIKDLAAGRYKLPWEDEMTIKDGSIYGYPTNGGRFGTEAGPDPYGIHEFKGLKYTKD
- a CDS encoding carbon-nitrogen hydrolase family protein translates to MKLAMAQMSNVGTPEKNLKKSITAIQTAAQEGADMILFPEVQLTEFFPQYPGGDASAYGISMHSDTVQTFRKACREHKIAAVPNIYLKEKGNYYDASLLIDHRGELLGIQKMVHIAQAEQFYEADYYEPSDTGFQVFDTAYGRIGIVVCFDRHYPESIRTEALMGADLILIPTVNTTAEPLELFAWEIRVQAFQNSVNIAMCNRVGREDRMEFAGESMAADAFGNCLIRADNREQIVYVEIDTEHTAAVRADRPYTGLRRPELYL
- a CDS encoding FAD-dependent oxidoreductase — translated: MQKQEIRQETITAEVLVVGGGIGGLSAAVAIKEANPNADVLVVEKQTAGYAGKANKGGGVLQYFDLEHIKPEDFVAYHATSVGCFLGDQKRMYQYVSMNNEMLDRLESWGVKIPKKRVPTGPMTYMIGVDLDITLQVRKTAQKLGVRFMDKTTVSDLLVTDGKIAGAVGYSILDGTFYVFESKLVILATGSQNYRVASMWSSGRGDGIAAAYRAGAQMRNPEFGNFSQLFRVRSNRECVFGENVMYDAYGQNITKNFRRFPEADISSSAVAEWYRTMASGRGPVYLHTEESEMTSNETMMLHLWERPYGLKFWELDFEKASTVDKDQEVECGLVGEQSPVKVDENYLTTIDGMYAIGDISYDGSCAPGAVPAPPGRNRGSGILNAVFAALIAGGHAAKNISTRTQMPIDPEQVEKYKEDAYAPLFRENGINPKEVIGKVQDLVCPAENTVIMSQNRLDVCIRKIEELKKLIPQMKASDFHYLLTCHEAEAMVLSAEMQFRCASMRKESRGWFLREDYPEMDNQNWLKWITCRNQDGEMVFDTEDVPIADYPIKPPDIG
- a CDS encoding 4Fe-4S binding protein, encoding MIDTNHKIEFNPESCIGCQICYKACFVDVIRWDEEKRRPVFQYVEDCEHCEYCEAKCPKGCIRVIPDYSSQSFRQTFNRYSKGSRELWED